The Mycolicibacterium mageritense genome contains a region encoding:
- a CDS encoding isopenicillin N synthase family dioxygenase, whose protein sequence is MLPVLDLRDADAASERFRARLREAAHDIGFFYLTGHGVESEKADRVLRLAREFFALPVAAKNEISQLRSPQFRGYSRIGGELTNGEVDWREQIDIGPERQVLPDAGGYWRLQGPNLWPAQPAGFRAAFEDWDRTLSAVGLRLLRQWAVSLGAAEDTFDAAFADLPATLIKVVRYPGTGDTSQGVGAHKDSGVLTLLLVEPGSEGLQVEAEPGRWVDVPPLDGALIVNIGELLEVATGGYLRATRHRVLAPPPGRDRVSIPYFLNPALDALVPVISLPPELAALSRGVETDPANPIFNTYGENAWKSRTRAHPDVAELHHGIAPSGAPRTY, encoded by the coding sequence ATGCTTCCGGTTCTCGATCTCCGTGATGCGGATGCGGCTTCCGAGCGGTTCCGGGCGCGCCTGCGCGAGGCCGCCCACGACATCGGGTTCTTCTATCTGACCGGGCACGGCGTCGAGTCCGAGAAGGCCGACCGGGTACTGCGTTTGGCGCGAGAGTTCTTCGCGCTGCCGGTCGCCGCCAAGAACGAGATCAGCCAGTTGCGGAGCCCGCAGTTCCGCGGCTACTCGCGTATCGGGGGCGAGCTCACCAACGGCGAGGTCGACTGGCGCGAGCAGATCGACATCGGGCCCGAACGGCAGGTGCTGCCAGACGCCGGGGGCTACTGGCGACTGCAGGGTCCGAACCTGTGGCCCGCGCAGCCCGCGGGATTCCGTGCGGCGTTCGAGGATTGGGATCGCACGCTCTCGGCCGTGGGCCTGCGGCTGCTACGGCAGTGGGCGGTGTCGCTCGGGGCGGCGGAGGACACGTTCGACGCCGCGTTCGCCGACCTGCCCGCCACACTCATCAAGGTCGTGCGCTACCCGGGCACCGGTGACACGTCACAGGGTGTCGGCGCCCACAAGGACTCCGGCGTACTGACGCTGCTCTTGGTGGAGCCGGGATCGGAAGGCCTTCAGGTGGAGGCGGAACCGGGGCGGTGGGTCGACGTGCCGCCGCTCGACGGCGCGTTGATCGTCAACATCGGGGAGTTGCTCGAGGTCGCCACGGGTGGCTACCTGCGCGCGACGCGGCACCGGGTGCTGGCGCCGCCGCCGGGGCGTGACCGCGTCTCGATCCCGTACTTCCTCAATCCGGCGCTCGACGCGCTCGTGCCGGTCATCTCCCTGCCGCCAGAGCTGGCGGCGCTGTCGCGCGGTGTCGAGACCGACCCGGCGAACCCGATTTTCAACACCTACGGCGAGAACGCGTGGAAGTCGCGCACGCGCGCACACCCCGACGTCGCCGAGCTGCATCACGGCATCGCGCCGAGCGGCGCGCCACGCACGTACTGA
- a CDS encoding family 2A encapsulin nanocompartment cargo protein cysteine desulfurase, whose product MSTSEYRSIDGEGDLPISAAELAALATQLFATSIRPGPDSPPSATPVAPRASVPDVTTATSAGAAAAGAGHPGVPAEFAPVPDVYVPAPTSPEPELPPGVVPPAPRGNAASPIAPIGGLAAFAVPTTGIVPTVPGVLAGSAPVAPPAPRGSAPVWPGTVPDVPDLGWAGTPAPSDDAAGYYFLKPAPAEPVPVVPDDHAIFDVNAIRADFPILRETVNGKPLIWFDNAATTQKPQSVIDRLAYFYAHENSNIHRAAHELAARATDAYEDAREAVRRFIGAAKSEEIIFVRGTTEAINLVAYAWGGKHLGPGDEIVITHLEHHANIVPWQLISQQTGAVLKVAPVDDAGNLLLSEFEDLLGPRTKLVAATQVSNALGTVTPVKTIVELGHRYGARVLIDGAQSIPHIPIDVAETGADFFVFSGHKIYGPTGIGALYGREDALAETPPWQGGGNMIADVTLERSLYQGPPNKFEAGTGNIADAVGLGEALRYVERVGIERIAAYEHALLEYATPRLAAIPGVRLVGTAQEKASVLSFVLAGHEPLEVGKALNAEGIAVRAGHHCAQPILRRLGLEATVRPSFAFYNTFDEIDVFLDAVRRIAEGSP is encoded by the coding sequence ATGAGTACAAGTGAGTACAGATCGATAGATGGCGAGGGCGACCTGCCCATCAGCGCGGCCGAACTGGCCGCGCTGGCAACGCAGCTGTTCGCCACCAGCATCCGGCCGGGCCCGGACAGCCCGCCGTCGGCCACCCCGGTCGCGCCGCGGGCCAGCGTGCCGGACGTCACGACGGCGACCTCGGCAGGTGCCGCCGCAGCCGGTGCCGGGCATCCGGGTGTCCCGGCCGAGTTCGCCCCGGTGCCGGATGTCTACGTCCCGGCGCCGACGTCACCCGAGCCGGAACTCCCACCCGGTGTGGTTCCGCCTGCGCCGCGCGGTAACGCAGCGAGCCCCATCGCGCCGATCGGGGGTTTGGCGGCGTTCGCGGTGCCGACGACCGGGATCGTGCCGACCGTGCCTGGTGTGCTGGCCGGTTCTGCGCCGGTGGCTCCCCCGGCACCACGCGGGTCTGCCCCGGTCTGGCCGGGAACGGTGCCGGACGTGCCGGACCTCGGATGGGCAGGCACGCCGGCACCGTCCGATGATGCCGCGGGCTACTACTTCCTGAAACCTGCACCTGCTGAGCCGGTTCCGGTCGTTCCCGACGATCACGCGATCTTCGACGTCAACGCGATCCGCGCCGACTTCCCGATCCTGCGGGAGACTGTCAACGGCAAGCCGCTGATCTGGTTCGACAACGCGGCCACCACACAGAAGCCGCAGTCGGTGATCGACCGGCTCGCGTACTTCTACGCCCACGAGAACTCCAACATCCACCGCGCCGCACACGAACTGGCGGCGCGGGCCACGGACGCCTACGAGGATGCCCGGGAAGCGGTGCGCCGGTTCATCGGCGCGGCCAAGAGCGAGGAGATCATCTTCGTCCGGGGGACCACCGAGGCCATCAACCTGGTGGCCTACGCGTGGGGTGGCAAGCACCTGGGCCCGGGTGACGAGATCGTCATCACGCATCTCGAGCATCACGCGAACATCGTTCCGTGGCAGCTGATCTCGCAACAGACCGGTGCGGTCCTCAAGGTCGCGCCGGTCGACGACGCGGGTAACCTGCTGCTGAGCGAGTTCGAGGATCTGCTCGGTCCCCGGACGAAACTCGTTGCCGCCACCCAGGTCTCGAATGCACTGGGCACGGTGACGCCGGTCAAGACGATCGTCGAGCTGGGGCACCGGTACGGCGCACGGGTGCTGATCGACGGCGCCCAGTCCATTCCCCACATCCCGATCGACGTCGCGGAGACCGGTGCGGACTTCTTCGTGTTCTCCGGACACAAGATCTACGGGCCCACCGGCATCGGTGCGCTGTACGGGCGCGAGGATGCGCTGGCCGAGACCCCACCGTGGCAGGGCGGCGGCAACATGATCGCCGACGTGACGTTGGAGCGCTCGCTGTATCAGGGTCCGCCCAACAAGTTCGAGGCCGGAACGGGCAACATCGCCGATGCGGTGGGGCTCGGCGAGGCCCTGCGTTACGTGGAACGCGTCGGGATAGAACGCATCGCGGCGTACGAGCACGCGCTGCTCGAATACGCCACCCCGCGGCTGGCCGCCATTCCAGGTGTGCGGCTGGTGGGCACCGCGCAGGAGAAGGCCAGCGTGTTGTCGTTCGTGCTGGCCGGCCACGAGCCGCTCGAGGTCGGTAAGGCGCTCAACGCAGAAGGCATCGCGGTGCGCGCCGGACATCACTGCGCACAACCGATCCTGCGGCGGCTCGGCCTGGAGGCGACGGTGCGCCCGTCGTTCGCGTTCTACAACACGTTCGACGAGATCGACGTGTTCCTCGACGCGGTCCGCCGCATCGCCGAGGGCTCGCCCTGA